A genomic segment from Nonomuraea helvata encodes:
- a CDS encoding ABC transporter ATP-binding protein: MAVLGSREGSADGPSARKSAVLLALRYYCGELKRQWRVAVPAVTLPAVGNICLFYLAPLAVAGLVGHLSGGGDGTVDALMPYVLGFGAMLLAGETVWRVGLHFLNRTDARGIEHLGVVGMDELLIRDAAFFHDNFAGSLTKRVLSFSSRFEDFVDTLTFSIMAKLVPLVFASVVLWQYHPLLVLVLVGLIIVTGVLVAPLIRRRQVLVDQREAARVLVSGHVADVLANMDTVRAFAAEAREATEYRARVAEQRRLTLRSWDYGNLRVDTVVAPITVLTSAGGLLLAVALRGGLGVEAIVVTFSYYSNAISIMFEFNQIYRRVESVLTEAAQFTELLLVPPTVLDPPDPQPLRPADAGVRFDGVWFAHTEGRSLFEGLDLDIPSGTKIGLVGRSGGGKTTLTRLLLRLMDIDGGRILIGGQDITQLSQTDLRSLIAYVPQEPAMFHRSVRDNIAFARPGATEAEIMEAARAAHVMEFAESLPDGFDTLVGERGVKLSGGQRQRVALARAILRDAPILLLDEATSALDSESEILVQEALWHLMRDRTALVVAHRLSTVVRMDRLVVLDQGRIVEQGTHGELLEAQGPYARLWHHQSGGFLIEDDARDIEDDARDALHR; encoded by the coding sequence ATGGCTGTGCTCGGATCACGTGAAGGCTCCGCAGACGGACCATCCGCACGAAAGTCGGCCGTTCTGCTGGCGCTGCGCTACTACTGCGGTGAGCTGAAGCGCCAGTGGCGGGTCGCGGTGCCCGCGGTGACGCTTCCTGCGGTGGGCAACATCTGCCTGTTCTACCTGGCGCCGCTGGCGGTGGCCGGCCTGGTGGGGCATCTGTCCGGTGGCGGTGACGGCACCGTCGACGCGCTCATGCCGTACGTGCTCGGCTTCGGCGCGATGCTGCTGGCGGGCGAGACGGTGTGGCGGGTGGGGCTGCACTTCCTGAACCGTACGGACGCCCGGGGCATCGAGCACCTCGGCGTGGTCGGCATGGACGAGCTGCTGATCAGGGATGCCGCGTTCTTCCACGACAACTTCGCCGGTTCGCTGACCAAACGGGTGCTGAGCTTCTCGTCGAGGTTCGAGGACTTCGTCGACACGCTCACCTTCTCGATCATGGCCAAGCTGGTGCCGCTGGTCTTCGCCTCGGTGGTGCTGTGGCAGTATCACCCGCTGCTGGTCCTCGTTCTCGTGGGCCTCATCATCGTCACCGGCGTGCTCGTCGCCCCGCTCATCCGCCGTCGCCAGGTGCTGGTCGACCAGCGTGAGGCCGCCAGGGTGCTGGTGTCGGGCCACGTCGCCGACGTGCTGGCCAACATGGACACGGTGCGCGCGTTCGCCGCCGAGGCCCGCGAGGCCACCGAATACCGGGCCAGGGTCGCCGAGCAGCGCAGGCTCACGCTCCGCTCCTGGGACTACGGCAACCTCCGGGTGGACACGGTCGTCGCGCCGATCACGGTCCTCACCAGTGCCGGGGGCCTGCTCCTCGCCGTGGCGCTCCGGGGCGGGCTGGGTGTGGAGGCCATCGTGGTGACGTTCTCCTACTACTCCAACGCGATCAGCATCATGTTCGAGTTCAATCAGATCTACCGGCGCGTGGAGAGCGTGCTCACCGAGGCCGCCCAGTTCACCGAACTGCTCCTCGTGCCGCCGACCGTGCTGGATCCGCCCGACCCGCAGCCGCTGCGCCCGGCCGACGCCGGCGTCCGCTTCGATGGCGTGTGGTTCGCGCACACGGAGGGGCGGTCCCTGTTCGAGGGCCTCGACCTCGACATCCCCAGCGGCACCAAGATCGGTCTGGTCGGCCGGTCCGGCGGCGGCAAGACCACCCTCACCCGGCTGCTGCTGCGGCTCATGGACATCGACGGGGGCCGGATCCTCATAGGCGGCCAGGACATCACCCAGCTGAGCCAGACCGACCTGCGCAGCCTGATCGCCTACGTCCCCCAGGAGCCGGCCATGTTCCACCGGTCGGTGCGCGACAACATCGCCTTCGCCCGGCCGGGCGCCACCGAGGCCGAGATCATGGAGGCCGCGCGTGCGGCGCACGTCATGGAGTTCGCCGAGTCCCTGCCGGACGGTTTCGACACCCTGGTCGGCGAGCGCGGCGTCAAGCTCTCCGGCGGCCAGCGGCAACGCGTCGCACTCGCGCGCGCCATCCTGCGTGACGCCCCGATCCTGCTGCTGGACGAGGCGACCAGCGCCCTCGACTCCGAGAGCGAGATCCTCGTCCAGGAAGCGCTGTGGCACCTGATGCGGGACCGTACGGCGCTCGTGGTCGCGCACCGCCTGAGCACCGTCGTGCGCATGGACCGGCTGGTCGTGCTCGACCAGGGACGCATCGTCGAACAGGGCACCCACGGCGAGCTGCTGGAGGCCCAGGGACCCTACGCCCGGCTCTGGCACCACCAGTCCGGCGGCTTCCTGATCGAGGACGACGCCCGGGACATCGAGGACGACGCCCGGGACGCGCTCCACCGCTGA
- a CDS encoding GntR family transcriptional regulator: MISQIPRLESLAALVNLDKTSPVPLYFQVAQQFEAAIAGGMLPPGTQLDNEIELADQLAVSRPTMRKAMELLVDKGLIVRRRGVGTRVVQSQVRRPLELSSLYDDLKSSGQEPTTTVLSNTVEPASAAVAEALGLAEGAPVIAIERVRMARDQPLARMRNYLPALLLEVRTDALERHGLYELIRTAGIRLHAATQTVGARNATAAEARLLGESRGAAVLTMERIAYDDSGTAVEYGTHIYAAARYSFQMNLLMGDR; encoded by the coding sequence ATGATCTCCCAGATCCCCCGGCTGGAGTCGCTCGCCGCCCTTGTCAATCTCGACAAGACCAGCCCTGTCCCGCTCTACTTCCAGGTGGCGCAGCAGTTTGAGGCGGCCATCGCGGGCGGCATGCTGCCACCGGGCACCCAGCTCGACAACGAGATCGAGCTGGCCGACCAGCTCGCGGTGTCGCGCCCCACCATGCGCAAGGCGATGGAGTTACTCGTCGACAAGGGCCTGATCGTGCGGCGACGGGGGGTGGGCACCCGGGTCGTCCAGTCCCAGGTCCGGCGACCGCTGGAGCTCAGCAGCCTGTACGACGACCTCAAGAGCAGCGGCCAGGAGCCGACCACGACAGTGCTGTCCAACACCGTCGAGCCGGCCTCCGCAGCCGTCGCGGAAGCCCTCGGGCTGGCCGAGGGGGCGCCCGTGATCGCGATAGAGCGGGTCCGAATGGCCCGCGACCAGCCGCTGGCCAGGATGCGCAACTACCTGCCCGCATTACTGCTTGAGGTCAGAACCGACGCGCTGGAGAGGCACGGTCTCTACGAGCTGATCCGGACGGCCGGCATCCGGCTGCACGCGGCGACCCAGACAGTCGGCGCCCGCAACGCCACGGCGGCGGAGGCGCGGCTGCTCGGGGAGAGCCGGGGCGCCGCCGTCCTGACCATGGAGCGCATCGCCTACGACGACAGCGGCACGGCGGTGGAGTACGGCACGCACATCTACGCCGCGGCCCGCTACAGCTTCCAGATGAACCTGCTCATGGGCGATCGGTGA
- a CDS encoding glycoside hydrolase family 38 C-terminal domain-containing protein → MRIASLRGTDLFMGSASAPRQVVRVTLTEVSGPVLVRVEGPAVTTPEPVTVTRDGEAEVGVLIAAPAPEGSVHRVTAVAEGAGERRTLDGSVEAAATGWTMWMVSHFHYDPVWWNTQAGFTEVWHQLPDLPWVGKLRPPFVRTAFDLVRAHLDAARHDDDYKFVLAEIDYLKPFWDVFPEEREQLRLFLAEGRVELVGGTYNEPNTNLTHPESTIRNAVYGIGYQRDVLGGDPRTAWMLDVFGHDPAFPGLMADAGLDSASWARGPFHMVGAKRHTGDITRMQFPSEFEWVSPSGRGLLTSYMSNHYVAGWDVERKATLEEAMAEAYNQFGELKKVAATPNVLLPVGHDHNLPSRWCTEVHRAWAARYVWPRFRVGLPREFFAAVRAAAPRRGITPQTRDMNPVYTGKDVSYIDTKQAQRAAEVAVLDAERLATLAALLGERYPSEALDKAWRLLAYGAHHDAITGTESDQVYLDLLAGWREAYELGAAARDGAIECLAAHADTEGAGRAILAVNTLSWDRDGVTTVRVAFPEPGTTGAELRDDRGEPVPVVAEGVLRHPDGTVAELHLTFVARNVPSLGFRVYHLGPAPDLPAGWVEEPERATIENETFMIEADAARGGALSRILDRRTDRELLRPGGLGGELYLQDEYETHPVWHEGPWHLLPKGPGVGTREQTTTVHVRRSPVGRRIVAVTRLADLRVTQETTLWDGIGRIDFRTHVDGSIGRDHLLRARFDLDLPGALPVSEVGFAAVGRSFGFPNSDAGEHLYTLDNPAHTWAGLSATARIALSLADGRRENHAIGVAEVVAPGDGHGDGDRVRGLLDRLVACGVTATLTRPDGPRYGALDGDSNLPDVRIVIGDANANAFAEQVLSAAPEGCREALARHGRVFVPARHTRRDAWVPSADLRGVRDLPVLIVAGSTIDDVIDDLADSVIDVPVPAGLPGTAEPVDDYSVAVVNRGTPGFVAESDGTCYVSLMRSCGAWPSGVWIDGPARTVPDGSSFSLQHWTHTFEYSLVAGAGDWRAAGFVQAGQEVNHAVLARQVSASPGPLPARTSLGGVEPSSVVLTALKPRGNPMASGLSGDIDLAAGVTVRLYESAGSPAVARVRLHGGLTDVEVATLLETATPEVATRAEATLAGPDERLGDVVIPLRPAEIVTLGARAALGLGHAAAHVEPAQPVFTRYWLHNKGPAPAGYLPVAVHVHPAALHVVPGGEETVRVTVACSARSAVGLVELDVPDGWGAAPPGPLKYDLEAGEHAEFETVLRPPAAAGAGTYFVAARIRDELGQTLEDVVTVAVGDREHREPLTVTLDQSGLEIVPGGWATLTVELVNDARTEVRGEAQLLSPFGTWGAGTGEVLSGPWTQGFAVPARGRVPLRFTVRAPGDARPGAHWWAAVKVCGFGRVHYTRTLPVEVLSLSGQYL, encoded by the coding sequence ATGCGAATCGCGTCGTTGCGGGGCACTGATCTGTTCATGGGGTCCGCGTCCGCGCCACGCCAGGTCGTCCGGGTGACCCTGACCGAGGTGTCAGGACCGGTACTGGTGCGGGTGGAGGGTCCTGCCGTCACCACGCCCGAACCCGTGACGGTCACCCGTGACGGGGAGGCCGAGGTGGGGGTGCTCATCGCCGCGCCGGCGCCGGAGGGCTCCGTCCACCGCGTCACCGCCGTCGCGGAGGGCGCGGGCGAACGCCGTACTCTTGACGGGAGTGTCGAGGCGGCGGCCACCGGCTGGACGATGTGGATGGTCTCGCACTTCCACTACGACCCGGTCTGGTGGAACACCCAGGCCGGCTTCACTGAGGTATGGCACCAGCTACCCGACCTGCCGTGGGTCGGCAAGCTGCGGCCGCCGTTCGTCCGTACCGCCTTCGACCTGGTACGCGCGCACCTGGACGCGGCCAGGCACGACGACGACTACAAGTTCGTCCTGGCCGAGATCGACTACCTCAAACCGTTCTGGGACGTCTTTCCAGAGGAGCGGGAGCAACTGCGGCTCTTCCTGGCCGAGGGGCGGGTCGAACTCGTCGGCGGAACCTACAACGAGCCCAACACCAACCTGACGCACCCCGAGTCGACCATCCGCAACGCGGTCTACGGCATCGGGTATCAGCGGGACGTGCTCGGCGGCGACCCGCGTACCGCCTGGATGCTCGACGTCTTCGGCCACGACCCGGCGTTCCCCGGACTGATGGCCGACGCGGGGCTGGACTCCGCCTCGTGGGCGCGCGGACCGTTCCACATGGTCGGCGCCAAGCGGCACACCGGCGACATCACCCGCATGCAGTTCCCCAGCGAGTTCGAGTGGGTCTCGCCGTCCGGGCGCGGGCTGCTCACCAGCTACATGTCCAACCACTACGTCGCCGGCTGGGACGTGGAGCGCAAGGCGACGCTCGAAGAGGCGATGGCTGAGGCGTACAACCAGTTCGGTGAGCTGAAGAAGGTCGCGGCCACACCCAATGTCCTGCTGCCCGTCGGGCACGACCACAACCTGCCGTCGCGCTGGTGCACCGAGGTGCACCGCGCATGGGCTGCCCGCTATGTCTGGCCCCGGTTCAGGGTCGGCCTGCCCCGCGAGTTCTTCGCCGCGGTCCGCGCCGCGGCCCCGCGGCGCGGGATCACCCCGCAGACACGGGACATGAACCCGGTCTACACCGGCAAGGACGTCTCGTACATCGATACCAAGCAGGCGCAACGGGCCGCCGAAGTCGCCGTGCTCGACGCCGAGCGGCTCGCCACCCTGGCCGCGTTGCTGGGCGAGCGCTACCCCAGCGAGGCGCTGGACAAGGCATGGCGGCTCCTGGCGTACGGCGCCCACCACGACGCGATCACTGGCACCGAGTCCGACCAGGTGTACCTGGACCTTCTCGCGGGCTGGCGCGAGGCGTACGAACTGGGCGCGGCGGCCCGGGACGGCGCCATCGAGTGCCTGGCCGCCCATGCCGACACCGAGGGCGCGGGCCGGGCCATCCTCGCTGTCAACACGCTGTCCTGGGACCGCGACGGCGTCACAACCGTGCGGGTCGCGTTCCCCGAACCGGGAACGACCGGCGCGGAGCTGCGCGACGACCGGGGCGAGCCCGTCCCGGTGGTGGCCGAAGGGGTGCTGCGCCACCCGGATGGCACCGTGGCGGAGCTGCACCTGACGTTCGTCGCCCGTAACGTGCCGTCGCTGGGCTTCCGCGTCTACCACCTGGGCCCCGCTCCCGACCTGCCCGCCGGGTGGGTCGAGGAGCCCGAACGCGCCACGATCGAGAACGAGACGTTCATGATCGAAGCCGACGCCGCCCGAGGCGGCGCGCTCAGCCGCATCCTCGACCGGCGTACCGACCGGGAACTGCTGCGGCCCGGCGGCCTCGGTGGCGAGCTCTACCTGCAGGACGAGTACGAGACGCATCCGGTCTGGCACGAGGGCCCGTGGCACCTGCTGCCTAAGGGGCCCGGCGTCGGCACCCGGGAACAGACGACGACCGTACACGTACGGAGGTCTCCGGTCGGTCGCCGCATCGTGGCTGTCACCCGCCTCGCCGACCTGCGGGTCACTCAGGAGACGACCCTGTGGGACGGGATCGGCCGGATCGACTTCCGCACCCACGTGGACGGCTCGATCGGCCGCGACCACCTGCTGAGGGCGCGGTTCGACCTCGACCTGCCCGGCGCGCTGCCGGTCAGCGAGGTCGGGTTCGCCGCGGTCGGCCGGTCGTTCGGCTTCCCGAACTCCGACGCAGGAGAGCACCTGTATACGCTGGACAACCCCGCGCACACCTGGGCGGGCCTGTCGGCCACGGCACGGATCGCCCTGTCGCTCGCGGACGGCCGCCGCGAGAACCACGCGATCGGGGTCGCCGAGGTGGTGGCGCCCGGAGATGGGCACGGGGACGGGGACCGCGTACGCGGCCTGCTCGACCGGCTGGTCGCCTGCGGCGTCACCGCCACGCTCACCCGGCCGGACGGCCCGCGCTACGGCGCGCTCGACGGCGACTCCAACCTGCCCGACGTACGTATCGTGATCGGCGACGCGAACGCGAACGCCTTCGCCGAGCAGGTCCTCAGCGCGGCGCCGGAGGGCTGCCGGGAGGCACTGGCGCGGCACGGGCGCGTATTCGTGCCCGCCCGCCACACCCGGCGCGATGCCTGGGTTCCGAGTGCCGATCTGCGCGGCGTACGGGATCTGCCCGTGCTCATCGTGGCCGGGTCCACCATCGACGATGTCATCGACGACCTCGCCGACTCGGTGATCGACGTGCCCGTCCCCGCCGGACTGCCCGGCACCGCGGAGCCGGTCGACGACTACTCGGTCGCCGTGGTCAACCGCGGCACGCCCGGTTTCGTGGCCGAGTCCGACGGCACCTGCTACGTCTCGCTGATGCGCTCCTGCGGTGCGTGGCCGAGCGGCGTCTGGATCGACGGCCCGGCCAGGACGGTCCCAGACGGCAGCAGCTTCAGCCTTCAGCACTGGACGCACACTTTTGAGTACAGCCTGGTGGCCGGGGCCGGTGACTGGCGCGCCGCCGGATTCGTCCAGGCCGGGCAGGAGGTCAACCACGCGGTGCTCGCGCGTCAGGTGTCCGCGTCACCGGGTCCGCTGCCCGCCCGGACGAGCCTCGGCGGGGTCGAGCCGTCCAGCGTCGTGTTGACCGCGTTGAAGCCGCGCGGAAACCCGATGGCGTCGGGGCTGTCCGGCGACATCGACCTTGCCGCCGGTGTCACCGTGCGGCTCTATGAGTCGGCCGGGTCGCCCGCGGTGGCGCGCGTGCGCCTGCATGGCGGCCTGACCGACGTCGAAGTCGCCACGCTGCTCGAGACGGCGACGCCTGAGGTGGCGACGCGTGCCGAGGCGACGCTTGCGGGGCCAGATGAGCGGCTCGGCGACGTGGTGATCCCGCTGCGGCCCGCCGAGATCGTCACGCTGGGCGCGCGGGCGGCCCTGGGCCTGGGTCACGCGGCCGCCCACGTCGAGCCCGCCCAGCCGGTCTTCACCCGGTACTGGCTGCACAACAAAGGTCCGGCCCCGGCCGGGTACCTGCCTGTCGCGGTCCACGTGCATCCGGCGGCGCTGCACGTGGTTCCGGGCGGCGAGGAGACCGTGCGGGTCACCGTCGCCTGCTCGGCCCGGTCCGCTGTCGGCCTGGTGGAGCTCGACGTGCCGGATGGCTGGGGGGCGGCTCCTCCCGGTCCCCTGAAGTACGACCTGGAGGCCGGGGAACACGCCGAGTTCGAGACAGTCCTGCGGCCACCCGCCGCCGCCGGGGCCGGGACCTACTTCGTCGCCGCCCGTATCCGCGACGAACTGGGCCAGACCCTGGAGGACGTGGTCACTGTGGCCGTCGGCGACCGGGAACACCGCGAGCCGCTCACCGTGACGTTGGACCAGTCCGGGCTGGAGATCGTGCCGGGTGGGTGGGCGACGCTCACCGTCGAACTTGTCAATGACGCGCGCACCGAGGTACGCGGAGAGGCGCAACTGCTCAGCCCGTTCGGCACGTGGGGCGCCGGGACCGGGGAGGTGCTCTCCGGCCCGTGGACGCAGGGCTTCGCTGTTCCCGCCCGAGGCCGCGTCCCACTGCGCTTCACCGTACGGGCGCCGGGCGACGCCCGGCCGGGAGCGCACTGGTGGGCGGCCGTGAAGGTCTGTGGCTTCGGCCGGGTCCACTACACCCGGACGCTCCCCGTCGAGGTGCTATCTTTGTCAGGACAATATTTGTAA
- a CDS encoding extracellular solute-binding protein: protein MTTSATARTRLTRWRWLPVAVAVAIALTGCGSSSDGSSGGSSGGDSGAKSITFWLSASAAQAQGYHDLAKEFQAKEGVTVEIVNVPYDGYQDKLRQAAQANSLPDTASVPSLDTIWINQLQDLSATANAPANKINKDLLTVKDGKVLCIPSDLTAAGLFVNKTLFDKAKVKIPADPNQTWTWDEFLAAATKVRTATGAKYDLVYDQSPARIRPFIYASGGKGFQLGPDNKFATPDDATVQALSKFASLNDDKVMPKSVWTSGADPNALFKSGQVVAYFSGVWQVADFAESITSFDWASAPTPGPIHATDINLGGKVVAFNNGDKAEAAKKWVDYLFQPANYTKLAQVNGYLPVESGLTLNYPFKKKAALDAFQLYIKEMELADPISSSGHQNGTKLLLAGKSIQEDPTKDEMAKLINGQQDIKKTVDNIVSGLNQQIG, encoded by the coding sequence ATGACGACTTCTGCGACAGCCCGGACACGACTCACTCGCTGGCGCTGGCTGCCAGTGGCCGTCGCCGTGGCGATCGCCCTCACCGGGTGCGGATCGAGCTCCGACGGGAGCTCCGGCGGGAGCTCCGGCGGGGACTCCGGCGCCAAGAGCATCACCTTCTGGCTTTCGGCGAGCGCGGCCCAGGCGCAGGGCTATCACGACCTGGCCAAGGAGTTCCAGGCCAAAGAGGGTGTCACGGTCGAGATCGTCAACGTCCCCTATGACGGCTACCAGGACAAGCTGCGCCAGGCCGCGCAGGCCAACTCCCTGCCCGACACGGCCAGCGTGCCCTCGCTCGACACCATCTGGATCAACCAGCTCCAGGACCTCAGCGCGACGGCGAACGCTCCGGCCAACAAGATCAACAAAGACCTGCTCACCGTCAAGGACGGCAAGGTCCTCTGCATCCCCTCCGACCTGACGGCTGCCGGACTGTTCGTCAACAAGACCTTGTTCGACAAGGCCAAGGTCAAGATTCCCGCGGACCCGAACCAGACCTGGACCTGGGACGAGTTCCTCGCCGCCGCGACGAAGGTCCGCACCGCCACTGGCGCCAAGTACGACCTGGTCTACGACCAGTCCCCCGCGCGCATCAGGCCCTTCATCTACGCCAGCGGCGGCAAGGGCTTCCAGCTCGGCCCGGACAACAAGTTCGCCACCCCCGACGACGCCACCGTGCAGGCGCTGTCGAAGTTCGCCTCGCTGAACGACGACAAGGTCATGCCGAAGTCGGTCTGGACCTCGGGCGCCGACCCGAACGCCCTGTTCAAGAGCGGCCAGGTCGTCGCGTACTTCTCCGGCGTCTGGCAGGTGGCCGACTTCGCGGAGAGCATCACGAGCTTCGACTGGGCCAGCGCGCCGACGCCGGGACCCATCCACGCCACCGACATCAACCTCGGCGGCAAGGTGGTCGCCTTCAACAACGGCGACAAGGCCGAGGCCGCCAAGAAGTGGGTCGACTACCTCTTCCAGCCGGCGAACTACACGAAGCTCGCGCAGGTCAACGGCTATCTGCCGGTGGAGTCCGGCCTCACACTGAACTACCCGTTCAAGAAGAAGGCCGCCCTCGACGCGTTCCAGCTCTACATCAAGGAGATGGAGCTGGCGGACCCGATCTCCTCCTCGGGACACCAGAACGGGACGAAGCTCCTGCTCGCCGGTAAGTCGATCCAGGAGGACCCGACCAAGGACGAGATGGCCAAGCTGATCAACGGTCAGCAGGACATCAAGAAGACCGTCGACAACATCGTGTCGGGACTCAACCAGCAGATCGGCTGA
- a CDS encoding phospholipase has protein sequence MARRSLTAVVVSLITMLGLALPAHAATLEQKLAALSRFTQPTSASAADWRAAWQNQAAWADYAFDWSTDLCSSSPDQPLGYDFRMPCRRHDFGYRNYKDVSQFPANKSRIDDAFYYDMKQVCSKYSGVSKSTCNGLAWTYYQAVKEFGNLVVTDEQIQQVQQQAQLEAQSADA, from the coding sequence ATGGCCAGACGGTCACTCACCGCTGTCGTCGTCTCCCTGATCACCATGCTCGGCCTCGCGTTACCGGCGCACGCGGCGACCCTGGAGCAGAAACTCGCCGCTCTTTCCCGATTCACCCAGCCCACCAGCGCCAGCGCCGCCGACTGGCGGGCCGCCTGGCAGAACCAGGCGGCCTGGGCCGACTACGCCTTCGACTGGTCGACCGACCTCTGCTCGAGCAGCCCCGACCAACCGCTCGGATACGACTTCCGGATGCCCTGCAGGCGGCACGACTTCGGCTACCGCAACTACAAGGACGTGAGCCAGTTCCCGGCCAACAAGTCACGCATCGATGACGCCTTCTACTACGACATGAAGCAGGTGTGCTCCAAGTATTCGGGAGTCTCCAAGTCCACCTGCAACGGCCTCGCCTGGACGTACTACCAGGCGGTCAAGGAGTTCGGAAACCTCGTCGTCACCGACGAGCAGATCCAGCAGGTGCAGCAGCAGGCGCAGCTGGAGGCCCAGAGCGCCGACGCCTGA